The following proteins are co-located in the Paenibacillus sp. JNUCC32 genome:
- the leuB gene encoding 3-isopropylmalate dehydrogenase encodes MAETKKIAVIAGDGIGPEVVAEAEKIIKRTEEVFGLSFTTEHALFGGIAIDEKGTPLPEETLSVCKSADAVLLGAVGGPKWDNNAKELRPETGLLGIRKELGLFSNLRPAVIFDCLKDASTLKPEVLEGTDLMVVRELTGGIYFGEKFRREGAGGEEAVDTCVYNTAEVERIVHQAFEIAQKRRKKLASVDKANVLETSRLWRETVNRIAPEYPDVELEHVLVDNCAMQLLRRPSSFDVIVTENMFGDILSDEAAMLTGSIGMLASASMGEGAFGLYEPVHGSAPDIAGQGLANPIATILSVALMYRLTFGYEDAADAIERAVAEVLDAGHRTADIAVDKSKALSTTEMGDLIAAAIR; translated from the coding sequence ATGGCAGAAACGAAAAAAATCGCGGTAATCGCGGGAGACGGCATCGGTCCTGAGGTAGTGGCGGAAGCGGAGAAAATCATTAAACGTACCGAAGAGGTATTCGGACTTTCATTCACGACGGAACATGCGTTGTTTGGCGGCATTGCGATCGACGAGAAAGGAACGCCGCTCCCGGAAGAAACGCTGAGCGTATGCAAAAGCGCCGATGCGGTATTGCTTGGTGCGGTAGGCGGACCGAAATGGGACAACAACGCGAAGGAGCTTCGCCCGGAAACCGGATTGCTCGGCATCCGCAAAGAGCTTGGCCTGTTCTCGAACCTGCGTCCGGCCGTCATTTTTGACTGCTTGAAGGATGCGTCAACACTGAAGCCCGAGGTTCTGGAAGGAACCGACTTGATGGTTGTTCGTGAACTGACGGGAGGCATATACTTCGGCGAGAAGTTCAGACGCGAAGGTGCAGGCGGAGAAGAAGCGGTAGATACCTGCGTATACAATACCGCCGAGGTAGAGCGCATCGTGCATCAAGCCTTCGAGATTGCACAGAAGCGCCGGAAGAAGCTGGCTTCCGTCGATAAAGCGAACGTGCTGGAAACGTCCCGCTTGTGGCGCGAAACCGTAAACCGCATCGCCCCTGAATACCCGGACGTCGAGCTGGAGCACGTGCTGGTAGACAACTGCGCGATGCAGCTTCTGCGCCGCCCGTCCAGCTTTGATGTCATCGTAACCGAGAATATGTTCGGTGACATTCTGAGCGACGAAGCAGCCATGCTGACAGGATCCATCGGCATGCTGGCATCCGCATCCATGGGCGAAGGAGCTTTCGGTCTGTACGAGCCGGTACACGGTTCGGCTCCGGACATTGCCGGCCAAGGCTTGGCGAACCCGATCGCAACGATTCTTTCCGTAGCGCTTATGTATCGCCTCACGTTCGGATACGAGGATGCGGCTGACGCCATTGAACGCGCAGTTGCCGAGGTGCTTGATGCCGGACACCGGACGGCAGACATTGCCGTTGATAAGAGCAAGGCGCTCAGCACCACGGAGATGGGCGATTTGATTGCCGCGGCTATCCGTTAA
- a CDS encoding peroxiredoxin → MAERLVGKAAPDFTMETVSGDGKDFGKVSLSDYRGKWLVFFFYPLDFTFVCPTEITALSDAYDQFKALDTEILGVSVDSIHSHKAWINTAKEANGLGALNFPLASDITKNVARDYGVLIEEEGVALRGLYIIDPEGELKYQVVNHNDVGRSVEETLRVLQALQSGGLCAMNWKPGDSNL, encoded by the coding sequence ATGGCAGAACGTTTGGTTGGTAAAGCGGCTCCTGATTTCACGATGGAAACTGTATCAGGTGACGGTAAAGATTTTGGCAAAGTCAGCCTGTCCGACTACCGCGGCAAATGGCTCGTATTCTTCTTCTATCCGCTGGATTTCACTTTTGTATGCCCAACTGAAATCACGGCTCTCAGCGATGCTTACGATCAATTCAAAGCATTGGATACGGAAATCCTGGGTGTGAGCGTTGACTCGATTCACAGCCACAAAGCTTGGATCAACACAGCTAAAGAAGCTAACGGTCTGGGAGCATTGAACTTCCCGCTGGCTTCCGACATCACCAAGAACGTAGCTAGAGACTACGGCGTTCTGATCGAAGAAGAAGGCGTTGCTCTGCGCGGCCTGTACATCATCGATCCAGAAGGCGAATTGAAATATCAAGTTGTTAACCATAACGACGTTGGCCGCAGCGTAGAAGAAACGCTTCGCGTTCTTCAAGCACTGCAATCCGGCGGATTGTGCGCAATGAACTGGAAGCCGGGCGATAGCAACCTGTAA
- a CDS encoding ATP-binding protein produces MLSQIRESELQAIRSFHSSQLIRNKYENILENLDSGIILFDSDGVLAFVNVQMAKLLGVSRKSLTGCTLTQLLRHPQLSRFKKKKILRIFRETVFHRRRFHELVDEFGRSWLITMTYGDQMEGDFLISVKDVSDFKRIEQTAYQNDKLAMLGKISASIAHEIRNPLTSIRGFIQLLRPHLVSLGKDEYARIILTEIDRANDIIYEFLNSSKPSAPETKIVSVSSLLKEVVLLTESEALMKGCQINLHTDKTPPAFISVDVKQIKQVILNIIKNALDAINEHHDENITGMIDISARDTGKHINICISDNGGGMDQNTLNHLFNPFFTTKESGTGLGLSVSYSIIRNHGGTIAVDSQIGAGTEFVITFPKLDVSEV; encoded by the coding sequence TTGTTGAGTCAAATCCGTGAATCTGAGCTGCAGGCAATTCGTTCATTTCATTCCAGTCAGCTTATTAGAAACAAGTATGAGAACATACTGGAGAATCTCGACAGCGGGATTATCCTCTTTGATAGTGATGGAGTGTTGGCATTTGTTAACGTGCAGATGGCAAAACTGTTAGGCGTATCCCGTAAATCGCTGACAGGCTGTACGCTGACCCAGCTATTGCGTCATCCCCAGCTCTCCAGATTCAAGAAGAAAAAAATACTTCGCATTTTTCGGGAAACGGTATTCCATCGCCGAAGATTCCATGAATTGGTTGATGAATTCGGCAGATCGTGGCTGATCACGATGACGTATGGGGACCAAATGGAAGGCGACTTCCTGATCAGCGTGAAGGATGTATCGGATTTCAAACGAATTGAGCAAACCGCTTATCAGAACGATAAACTGGCCATGCTGGGAAAAATCTCGGCTTCCATTGCCCATGAAATCCGAAACCCGCTGACATCCATTCGAGGCTTTATCCAGCTGCTGCGTCCGCATCTCGTAAGTTTGGGAAAGGACGAGTATGCCAGAATCATACTAACGGAGATCGATCGCGCAAACGATATTATATACGAATTTCTCAATTCCTCCAAACCCTCGGCTCCAGAGACCAAGATTGTATCCGTATCCTCATTATTGAAGGAAGTTGTTCTATTAACAGAGAGCGAAGCCTTGATGAAGGGATGCCAGATCAATCTGCATACCGATAAGACCCCACCTGCGTTTATTTCCGTTGATGTCAAGCAGATCAAACAGGTGATTCTGAATATTATTAAAAATGCCCTCGACGCCATAAATGAGCATCATGACGAGAACATTACCGGGATGATTGATATTTCAGCCCGTGACACGGGGAAACATATTAACATTTGCATTTCGGATAACGGGGGCGGCATGGATCAGAATACGCTGAACCACCTATTTAATCCCTTTTTTACAACGAAAGAGAGCGGGACGGGACTTGGTTTGTCCGTGAGCTACAGCATCATCCGAAACCATGGCGGCACCATTGCCGTGGATAGCCAGATTGGGGCCGGGACCGAGTTTGTGATCACGTTTCCCAAGCTGGACGTGTCGGAAGTCTAA
- a CDS encoding leucyl aminopeptidase, with the protein MKWTFESNLTAGQVQADAIIVPVTKKQAKEGGISAAWDPLLKQLAENRLFDGTANRSFVWPESISSGSRLLMWVGRPEGILTSEQLRLVAAQAAKAAVKSGIRSAAIQIPHTMVSFTAEQTPRDAAQALTEGFILGSYRKPHYKRDASEHTDLEEILYYIEGNAEAEFEAAWKEGMSLGQAIGEATCLARDLTNLPGNKLLPEDLAQKALQLAKRYGFEAQVLDEEAMVEKGMGGLLAVGKGSIHPPRMITIRYQGRETWDDVIGLVGKGITFDTGGVSLKRAAGMEDMISDMGGAATVLGVMEALGRIRPKANVVMVIPSAENVMSGGAFKPGDIVTTMSGRTVEVLNTDAEGRIVLADGLTHAKQLGASRLIDVATLTGAVVSALGDIATGAVTNDETFLQELIASSRRAGEKIWPLPSYPEFWDKLKSEVADLRNQTGREGGTITGGLFVGTFADGLPWVHFDIAGTAYLSKERGVDPRGATGVLVRTISDWILREAEAVKD; encoded by the coding sequence ATGAAATGGACATTTGAAAGCAATTTAACAGCCGGGCAAGTACAAGCGGATGCCATCATCGTTCCCGTTACTAAAAAACAAGCGAAGGAGGGCGGCATTTCCGCGGCCTGGGACCCGTTATTAAAGCAGTTAGCGGAGAACCGGCTGTTCGACGGCACCGCCAACCGGTCATTCGTATGGCCGGAGAGCATTTCGAGCGGATCGCGCCTGTTAATGTGGGTAGGCCGTCCCGAAGGTATCCTGACATCCGAGCAGCTGCGTTTGGTTGCAGCTCAAGCGGCGAAGGCGGCCGTAAAATCGGGAATACGCAGCGCGGCCATTCAAATTCCGCATACGATGGTCAGCTTCACCGCCGAACAGACGCCCCGCGACGCGGCTCAAGCTTTAACCGAAGGTTTTATCCTGGGAAGCTACCGGAAACCGCATTATAAACGAGATGCTTCCGAACATACGGATTTAGAAGAAATCCTCTATTATATAGAAGGAAATGCGGAAGCGGAATTTGAAGCCGCGTGGAAGGAAGGCATGTCGCTGGGCCAAGCGATTGGAGAAGCAACCTGCCTGGCACGAGATTTGACGAACCTTCCCGGCAATAAACTGTTACCGGAAGACTTGGCCCAGAAGGCGCTTCAGCTGGCGAAGCGGTACGGCTTCGAAGCACAGGTCCTGGATGAGGAAGCCATGGTCGAGAAAGGAATGGGCGGTCTCTTGGCCGTAGGGAAAGGTAGCATACATCCGCCGCGCATGATTACGATCCGTTATCAGGGACGGGAGACATGGGACGATGTGATCGGCCTGGTCGGCAAGGGAATCACGTTTGATACCGGCGGCGTTTCGCTGAAGAGGGCAGCCGGGATGGAGGATATGATCAGCGATATGGGCGGGGCGGCTACAGTGCTGGGCGTTATGGAGGCTCTCGGGCGTATTCGCCCCAAGGCGAATGTCGTGATGGTGATCCCGTCTGCGGAGAACGTGATGAGCGGCGGCGCCTTTAAACCAGGCGATATCGTGACGACGATGAGCGGCCGTACCGTCGAAGTGCTGAACACGGATGCCGAGGGCCGCATCGTGCTCGCGGATGGATTAACCCATGCCAAACAGCTCGGCGCTTCGCGCCTGATTGATGTGGCCACGTTGACCGGGGCCGTCGTTTCGGCGCTTGGGGATATCGCCACCGGGGCCGTAACCAATGACGAAACCTTTTTGCAGGAGCTTATCGCTTCTTCCCGTAGGGCCGGCGAAAAAATATGGCCGCTCCCATCCTATCCGGAGTTTTGGGATAAATTGAAGAGCGAGGTGGCGGATTTGCGAAATCAAACCGGGCGAGAAGGCGGGACGATCACGGGCGGTCTTTTTGTGGGCACGTTTGCTGACGGGCTGCCTTGGGTTCATTTCGACATTGCAGGTACGGCTTACTTGTCCAAGGAGCGGGGCGTGGATCCCAGAGGGGCAACCGGCGTGCTCGTCCGAACCATCAGCGACTGGATACTCCGAGAGGCCGAGGCCGTCAAGGATTGA
- a CDS encoding aldolase catalytic domain-containing protein produces the protein MIKSSQTKIVDCTIRDGGLVNNWDFSVEFVQNLYAGLNEAGVDYMEIGYKNSPKLLKGADQAGPWRFLDDEFLREVIPHKGKTKLSALVDIGRVDEDDILPREESLLDLIRVACYIKDVDKALALVQTFHDRGYETTLNIMALSNVMENELLEAFEMIRESVVDVVYIVDSYGSLDHKDMEYLVNKFKTHLPNKRLGVHTHNNMQLAFSNTLVAADLGVELLDASVYGMGRAAGNCPTELLVTHLKGTKYELRPVLDIIERFMIPLREKEEWGYIMPYMITGTLDEHPRSAMALRASDDKDKIVDFYDKLTTPEVTFDKKK, from the coding sequence ATGATTAAGAGTAGTCAGACAAAGATTGTAGACTGTACCATTCGCGATGGCGGACTGGTGAACAACTGGGATTTTAGCGTAGAATTCGTGCAAAATTTATATGCAGGCCTGAATGAGGCTGGCGTGGACTATATGGAAATCGGTTATAAAAATTCGCCTAAGCTGCTAAAAGGCGCTGATCAAGCCGGCCCTTGGCGTTTTTTGGATGATGAATTCCTTCGAGAAGTTATTCCCCATAAAGGTAAAACCAAACTGTCCGCACTGGTCGATATCGGCCGGGTGGATGAGGATGATATTTTGCCGCGCGAGGAGAGCCTGCTGGATCTCATCCGGGTTGCATGTTACATCAAAGACGTGGATAAGGCGCTTGCGCTGGTTCAGACCTTCCATGATCGCGGTTACGAGACGACGCTGAACATTATGGCCCTCTCCAACGTGATGGAGAATGAGCTGCTGGAAGCCTTTGAGATGATCAGGGAGAGCGTCGTGGATGTGGTGTACATCGTCGATTCTTACGGAAGCCTGGATCATAAAGACATGGAATACCTGGTAAATAAGTTCAAGACGCATCTGCCGAACAAACGTCTTGGCGTTCATACCCATAACAATATGCAGCTGGCGTTCTCCAACACGCTGGTAGCCGCCGACCTCGGCGTTGAGCTTCTGGATGCGTCCGTGTACGGCATGGGCCGCGCGGCCGGCAACTGTCCGACCGAGCTTTTGGTTACCCACTTGAAAGGCACGAAGTACGAGCTGCGCCCGGTACTGGACATTATTGAGCGCTTCATGATCCCTCTTCGCGAAAAAGAGGAGTGGGGTTACATCATGCCCTACATGATTACAGGCACCCTGGACGAACATCCGCGCTCCGCAATGGCACTTCGCGCTTCGGACGATAAAGACAAAATAGTGGATTTTTACGATAAATTGACGACGCCGGAAGTGACGTTCGACAAAAAGAAGTAA
- the abc-f gene encoding ribosomal protection-like ABC-F family protein, translating to MTMILKAKDISMELQGKPLFEGIQLEVAEGERIALYGRNGTGKTTLLSILAGELEPTSGVVEAILPRERWGWLRQQDEPEEGDMSAIDTVRSRSHPTLWELKLRLAGVEQRMNGGSAAEMEQLLELYGNLLERYESRNGFQWETEVEKAMTMLGIGPEVWPVSYRELSGGQKTKVMLSALLVSAPKFLLLDEPTNHLDSESLVWLEQWLVSTYKGTVLFVSHDREFIDRVATAVCELTSEELRRYRGGYTDYRREKERELREQETLYRKQELARKALEESIRRYEEWFHKAHNAAGDVNEVKITASFYKAKAKKNISRYHAKEKALERLEAERVDKPRSGPKLNMELEGEAFGGRTLVQVKDICFGYGDQQLFNKLTFYLNRGDRLAVRGPNGSGKTTLLKLLLGEIVPQEGRITRNPSVKIGYFSQELEGLEPETTLLDSLLVIPGMTESRARTLLGSFLFRRDDVFKKMGQLSMGEKCRTAFLKLYFSGAHLLVLDEPSNYLDVDTREVIEQVLVSFPGAIALVSHDRYLVRKIANRLLTLKPGEAPAWFEGSVGEEEEQAARTGVIKGDTEKDNRRMALEYRIQELLGLSADGLEAGDEASWLAEIRELRAELAGLLSD from the coding sequence ATGACAATGATTCTAAAAGCGAAGGATATAAGCATGGAACTTCAAGGAAAGCCGCTGTTTGAAGGCATTCAGCTGGAAGTGGCCGAAGGAGAGCGAATCGCGCTGTATGGGCGTAACGGTACCGGCAAAACAACGCTCCTCTCCATCCTGGCCGGTGAGCTTGAGCCGACCTCCGGCGTTGTGGAGGCGATCCTTCCAAGAGAGCGCTGGGGTTGGTTGAGACAGCAGGATGAACCGGAGGAAGGCGATATGAGTGCGATCGATACGGTGCGCAGCCGCAGTCATCCAACGTTATGGGAGCTGAAGCTTCGGCTTGCGGGAGTCGAGCAGCGAATGAACGGCGGCAGCGCTGCGGAAATGGAGCAGCTGCTTGAGTTATATGGCAATCTGCTGGAGCGTTATGAATCCCGGAACGGTTTCCAGTGGGAGACCGAGGTGGAGAAAGCGATGACGATGCTGGGCATCGGGCCGGAGGTGTGGCCGGTGTCCTATCGCGAGCTGAGCGGAGGCCAGAAGACGAAGGTGATGCTGTCTGCGCTCCTGGTGTCGGCCCCGAAATTTCTGCTGCTTGACGAGCCGACGAACCATCTGGACAGTGAAAGCCTGGTCTGGCTGGAGCAGTGGCTGGTGTCGACCTATAAAGGAACGGTGCTGTTTGTATCTCATGATCGGGAATTCATTGATCGGGTGGCGACCGCCGTCTGTGAGCTGACGTCGGAGGAACTCCGGCGTTACCGGGGAGGATACACGGATTACCGGCGCGAAAAGGAACGCGAGCTGCGCGAGCAGGAGACGCTTTATCGCAAGCAGGAGCTGGCCCGCAAGGCGCTTGAGGAGTCGATCCGAAGATACGAGGAATGGTTCCATAAAGCGCATAACGCGGCCGGGGACGTGAATGAAGTCAAGATCACCGCCAGTTTCTACAAGGCCAAAGCGAAGAAGAACATCTCCAGATACCATGCCAAGGAAAAAGCGCTGGAACGGCTGGAAGCCGAGCGGGTGGATAAGCCGCGCAGCGGGCCCAAGCTGAACATGGAGCTGGAAGGGGAGGCATTCGGCGGCCGAACCCTGGTCCAAGTGAAGGACATCTGTTTTGGATACGGAGATCAACAGCTTTTTAATAAGCTCACCTTCTATTTGAACCGCGGCGACCGGCTGGCCGTAAGAGGCCCCAACGGAAGCGGAAAAACGACGCTGCTCAAGCTGCTGCTGGGGGAGATCGTTCCGCAGGAGGGCCGGATTACCCGGAATCCTTCCGTCAAGATCGGCTATTTTTCGCAGGAGCTTGAGGGGCTTGAACCGGAAACCACGCTGCTGGACAGCCTTCTTGTCATTCCCGGCATGACGGAGAGCCGTGCGCGTACCCTGCTGGGCTCGTTTCTCTTCAGGAGAGACGACGTGTTTAAGAAGATGGGACAGCTCAGCATGGGGGAGAAGTGCAGAACGGCTTTTCTCAAGCTGTATTTCAGCGGGGCGCATCTCCTTGTACTGGATGAACCCTCGAATTACCTGGACGTGGACACCCGAGAGGTGATTGAACAGGTGCTCGTAAGCTTTCCGGGCGCAATCGCGCTTGTATCGCATGACCGGTATCTGGTGCGCAAAATCGCGAACCGGCTGCTTACGCTGAAGCCCGGGGAAGCTCCCGCATGGTTCGAGGGAAGCGTTGGCGAGGAGGAGGAACAGGCTGCGCGAACCGGGGTGATCAAGGGAGATACCGAGAAGGACAATCGCCGAATGGCGCTCGAGTACCGGATTCAGGAATTGCTGGGGTTATCCGCTGATGGACTTGAGGCCGGGGACGAGGCGAGCTGGCTCGCCGAAATTAGGGAGCTGCGGGCCGAGCTTGCCGGGCTTTTGTCGGATTGA
- the pheS gene encoding phenylalanine--tRNA ligase subunit alpha, with product MKEKLEALKQEALAQLQDVTDPQQLNDLRVKYLGKKGALTEILRGMGALSAEERPVIGQVANDVRGAIEEVISGKQEAFLQQETEERLRAEKVDVTLPGRKLSQGAVHPLSKVIQDIEDIFIGMGYRVAEGPEVETDYFNFEALNLPKNHPARDMQDSFYLTEDLLMRTQTSPVQARTMLSMQGKAPVKIICPGRVFRRDDDDATHSFQFHQIEGLVIGENIRMSDLKGTLLQFVQEMFGDNTQIRLRPSFFPFTEPSAEVDVSCVKCGGSGCRVCKQTGWLEILGCGMVHPKVLQMGGYDPEKYSGFAFGMGVERIAMLKYGVDDIRHFFNNDTAFLNQFTRI from the coding sequence ATGAAGGAAAAATTGGAAGCTTTAAAGCAGGAAGCATTGGCGCAATTGCAGGATGTTACCGATCCGCAGCAGCTGAATGATTTGCGGGTGAAATACCTTGGCAAAAAAGGGGCCCTGACGGAAATCCTGCGCGGCATGGGAGCACTCAGCGCAGAGGAGCGTCCCGTTATCGGCCAGGTGGCCAATGACGTTCGCGGCGCGATCGAGGAAGTCATTTCCGGCAAGCAGGAAGCGTTCCTGCAGCAGGAAACCGAAGAGCGTCTGCGCGCAGAGAAAGTGGACGTGACCCTTCCGGGTCGCAAGCTCAGCCAAGGTGCGGTTCATCCGCTCAGCAAGGTGATCCAGGATATCGAGGATATTTTCATCGGGATGGGATACCGCGTAGCGGAAGGACCCGAGGTGGAGACGGACTATTTCAATTTCGAGGCGCTCAATCTGCCGAAGAACCACCCGGCACGCGACATGCAGGATTCCTTCTATTTGACGGAAGATCTGCTGATGCGGACCCAGACTTCCCCGGTGCAAGCCCGGACGATGCTGTCGATGCAAGGAAAAGCGCCGGTCAAAATCATCTGTCCCGGACGCGTATTCCGTCGGGACGACGACGACGCGACCCATTCGTTCCAGTTCCATCAAATCGAGGGCCTCGTGATCGGCGAGAACATTCGCATGAGCGATTTGAAAGGGACGCTGCTGCAATTCGTTCAGGAAATGTTCGGCGATAACACGCAGATCCGTCTGCGTCCAAGCTTCTTCCCATTCACGGAGCCCAGCGCGGAAGTGGACGTATCCTGCGTCAAATGCGGCGGCAGCGGCTGCCGCGTATGCAAGCAAACGGGCTGGCTGGAGATTTTAGGCTGCGGCATGGTTCATCCGAAGGTGCTCCAAATGGGCGGCTATGACCCTGAGAAGTACAGCGGATTTGCTTTCGGTATGGGGGTTGAGCGGATTGCCATGCTGAAATACGGCGTGGATGACATCCGCCACTTCTTCAACAACGATACGGCATTCTTGAATCAGTTCACGCGGATCTAA
- the pheT gene encoding phenylalanine--tRNA ligase subunit beta → MRVSTDWLSDYISLEGVTSEDLASRITSAGIEIDVIEKRNQGINNVVVGYVKSKEKHPDADKLNVCVVDAGQEEDLQIVCGAKNVDAGQKVPVALVGAKLPGGLDIKKAKLRGVLSQGMICSAKELGMNDKLLPKELQEGILVLPADTEIGKPIVDVLGLNDEILELDLTPNRSDCLSMLGTAYEVSAILGRELSLPNPEKEMLEVHDAAADHISVTIGADEQCSHYAARYITGVTIAPSPLWMQNRLMAAGVRPINNIVDITNYVMLEYGQPLHAFDADQLKDGAVHVRLAEAGETMVTLDGAERRLEPHMLVITAGGKPVALAGVMGGLDSEVTDGTVNIFLESAKFDGGTVRKTSRQLGLRSEASSRFEKEVDPAAVIPALNRAAALMAKYAGGSVHQGIVEAGSAQTEPSVITLSLEKLNRYLGTELSLLEVKTIFSRLHFPSGDAGQGLVDIQVPSRRGDITLDVDLIEEVARLYGYDNIPTTAIEGPTTPGSLTEAQAIRRSLRRLLTHSGFQEVLGYSFIHPQQAEVFTSLSEGGKAVKLAMPMSEDRSVLRTSLLPQLLDIAVYNHNRKQPDLALFEIGNLFHTQEETLTKQPQERPVLGLLLSGRKGSKQWNVQPAKVDFFDLKGALETVLDYLGVRADDISYEANGPAGFHPGRSASVYVGQGENKHLLGVLGQIHPKTQQKLDLEDTYAAEILLEPLYDLTNARVAYRDLPRFPGMERDLAIVVNEEVEAGSLMQVIRENAGELLQQIQVFDVFTGSKLGEGMKSVAISLTYRHQERTLTDEEVAGVTEKAVAALQQTFGAELRK, encoded by the coding sequence ATGAGAGTTTCAACCGATTGGTTGTCCGATTATATTTCGCTCGAAGGCGTAACCTCAGAGGATTTGGCTAGCCGCATTACATCGGCCGGCATTGAAATCGATGTGATCGAGAAACGGAATCAAGGCATTAACAACGTGGTCGTAGGCTACGTCAAGAGCAAGGAGAAGCATCCCGATGCCGATAAGCTGAACGTGTGCGTCGTCGATGCGGGCCAGGAAGAAGATCTCCAGATCGTATGCGGAGCAAAAAACGTGGATGCTGGCCAGAAGGTGCCGGTAGCGCTTGTGGGCGCGAAGCTGCCGGGCGGGCTGGATATCAAGAAAGCCAAGCTGCGCGGCGTGCTGTCCCAAGGCATGATTTGCTCAGCCAAGGAACTGGGCATGAATGACAAACTGCTACCCAAAGAACTGCAGGAGGGGATTTTGGTGCTCCCGGCTGACACGGAGATCGGGAAACCGATTGTGGATGTGCTGGGTCTGAACGATGAAATTCTGGAGCTGGACCTGACGCCGAACCGTTCCGACTGCCTCAGCATGCTGGGCACGGCTTACGAAGTGAGCGCCATCCTCGGCCGCGAGCTGAGCCTGCCGAACCCGGAGAAGGAAATGCTGGAGGTTCATGATGCAGCAGCCGATCATATCTCGGTTACGATCGGCGCGGATGAGCAGTGCAGCCATTATGCTGCACGCTATATCACGGGGGTAACGATCGCTCCTTCCCCGCTGTGGATGCAGAACCGGTTGATGGCAGCCGGCGTGCGTCCGATCAATAACATTGTGGATATTACCAATTATGTGATGCTGGAATACGGCCAGCCGCTGCATGCTTTTGATGCGGATCAGCTGAAAGACGGGGCGGTTCACGTACGCTTGGCTGAGGCCGGCGAGACGATGGTGACGCTGGATGGCGCAGAGCGGCGTCTGGAGCCGCATATGCTGGTAATTACGGCAGGCGGCAAGCCGGTGGCCTTGGCTGGCGTTATGGGCGGCCTGGACTCCGAAGTAACGGACGGAACGGTGAATATTTTCCTGGAGTCCGCTAAATTCGATGGCGGCACCGTCCGCAAAACCTCCCGTCAGCTGGGACTTCGCTCAGAGGCAAGCTCCCGTTTCGAGAAGGAAGTGGACCCGGCCGCAGTAATCCCTGCTTTGAACCGAGCGGCTGCACTGATGGCGAAATATGCCGGCGGGTCCGTGCATCAAGGAATCGTCGAAGCAGGAAGTGCGCAAACCGAGCCGTCCGTGATTACGTTGTCGCTGGAGAAGCTCAATCGTTATCTGGGCACGGAGCTGTCTTTGCTTGAGGTCAAAACGATCTTCTCCCGACTGCATTTCCCTAGCGGGGATGCGGGCCAGGGATTGGTGGATATCCAAGTGCCTTCCCGCCGCGGCGATATTACGCTCGATGTAGACCTGATCGAAGAGGTTGCCCGCCTGTATGGCTATGACAACATTCCGACCACGGCGATTGAAGGACCAACGACGCCGGGTTCGTTGACGGAAGCGCAGGCCATCCGCCGCTCGCTTCGCCGTCTGCTGACGCACAGCGGATTCCAGGAGGTTCTGGGTTACTCCTTCATTCATCCGCAGCAAGCGGAAGTGTTCACTTCCCTATCGGAAGGCGGGAAGGCGGTTAAGCTGGCGATGCCGATGAGCGAGGACCGCAGCGTGCTGCGTACCAGCTTGCTGCCGCAGCTGCTGGATATCGCGGTGTATAACCATAACCGCAAGCAGCCGGACCTGGCCCTGTTTGAAATAGGGAACCTGTTCCACACGCAGGAGGAGACGTTGACAAAGCAGCCGCAGGAGCGTCCGGTTCTCGGTCTGCTGCTGTCAGGACGCAAAGGCAGCAAGCAGTGGAACGTCCAGCCGGCCAAAGTGGATTTCTTCGATTTGAAGGGTGCGCTTGAAACGGTGCTCGATTATCTCGGCGTTCGCGCTGACGACATTTCTTACGAAGCGAACGGGCCGGCAGGCTTCCATCCGGGACGTTCCGCTTCCGTTTACGTAGGTCAGGGCGAGAACAAACATCTGCTCGGCGTGCTCGGACAAATTCATCCAAAGACGCAGCAGAAACTGGATTTGGAAGATACCTATGCCGCCGAGATCCTGCTTGAGCCGCTCTATGATCTGACCAATGCCCGCGTCGCTTACCGCGATCTGCCTAGATTCCCGGGCATGGAGCGCGATCTTGCCATCGTGGTGAATGAGGAAGTAGAAGCCGGTTCCCTGATGCAAGTCATCAGAGAGAACGCCGGAGAGCTTCTGCAGCAGATCCAGGTGTTTGACGTCTTCACGGGCAGCAAGCTGGGAGAAGGCATGAAGAGTGTTGCGATCTCCTTGACGTACCGCCATCAGGAGCGGACGCTGACCGATGAAGAGGTTGCTGGGGTTACGGAAAAAGCAGTCGCCGCCCTTCAGCAAACTTTTGGCGCAGAATTAAGAAAATAG